AGGGGGAAGGAGCAAAGCACCCCCTCCCTTCATTTGGGGTCCCCGCCGAACGAAGTTCGAGCGGGGTGGGCATTCGGGGTTCCCGCCGAAGGAAGTCCGAGCGGGGCGGGCATTCGGGGTCCCCGCCGAAGGAAGTTCGAGCGGGGGTGAGGGACGGGGGGAGGAAAACCCCATCGTCCCAATCCTCGAACCTCCCCGTATTTTCTGCACCGGCCTTTCCCTGCGCGTGTGCGAGAGTGGTCTCGCCCCACTCCAAAAAGGGGGCAGTGGATCCGTTTGCACAATGGACCCGCGGTGTCATTCCGAGGGAGCGCAGCGAGTGAGGAATCTGCTTTGGCCAGAGGAATCTGCTGTGGAAAAACAGATTCCTCGCGCCTCCAGCGCTCGGAATGACAAGAGATACCAGCAGACGGCCCCGCTGCGCAAAATTCGAGCGCGGGGGCGATTGCGCGATGCGGCGCGGAATTTAAGAACAGGGGCGATTGCGGGACACTGAGGGATAATGAGGGATTTTTGAGAGAGCCGGCGTGTTTGCGGGATACTGCGGGGTTTTTCGCGCCGCACCCTTGCCGGGGCTTCGCCCGGATGAGGAGCCTGTCTGGAATTCGCCGCTAGCTATCCCGCAGGCGAACGGCCATCTCGAGCAGCGCCTCATCCTCCCCCGCGCCGGCGATGAGGGAGAGCCCCACCGGGCAGCCCTCCACCTTTCCCAGCGGCAGACTGATTTGCGGAACGCCGCTCACGCTCGCGATTGAGGTGAGCTGGATGAGCCGATGGCGGAACGCCTCGAGCTCGGGCCCTTCCATGTTTTTCACGGGCGCGATGCCGGGGGCGGTTGGAATCGCCATCAAGGTTCCGGGGGTGAGGAGCGCCCGCATCCGGCGGGTCGCCGCCTCCCGGATGGTGCGGGCTGCTTCGGCCTTTCCGGCCGGCATCGCGGCCGCCCACTCGAAGCGCGCCTCGATGTGGGGGCCGAACGCGGGGCGCTCTTTTTCGACCCAAGGGCCGTGGGCCTGCCACACCTCCCACCCGAGAAGGTGCCGGGCCGGGGGGAGCCATTCTTCCAGTCCGTCTTCGGTGAGTCGGATGTTTTCTGCGGCGCCGAGCGCGGCCCCGATTTTTTTCACGAAGGGGGAGAGCGCCTCTTTGACCTCCGGGTTCGCCAGATCCCAGGCGTCCTCGGGGATAAGCAGGCGCGACGGGGCTTGCGCCTTCTTTTCCCCGAAAAGGACCCGGCCGACTTTCAGGAGAATTTTCGGGTCGCGGGCGAACCAGCCGATCGTGTCGAACGAGGGGGCGAGGGGGACGAGGCCCTCGGCGGGGATGCGGCCGTGGGTGGGCCGGATGCCGTAGATGCCGCAGTAGCTGGCCGGCACGCGGACCGAGCCCAGAGTGTCGGAGCCGAGCGCGAAATCGGCGAGCCCTCCCGCGACCGCCGCCGCCGATCCGCTCGAGGAGCCGCCCGGGATGCGCCCCGGCGCGTTGACGTTGACGGGGGTTCCGTAGTGCGCATTTTCGCCGTTCAGGGAAAAGGCGATCTCGTCCATGTGGCATTTCGCGGTGAGCGCCGCGCCGGCCCGGATGAGTCCCTCCACGGCCGGGGCGGTCTGGGTCTCCGGCGGGTGGGTGCGCAGCCAGTCGGGATTGCCGCAGCCTGTCGCGTGGCCTGCGATGTGAAAGTTGTCCTTCGCCGCGAAAGTGAGGGAGGCCAGCGGGCCTTCCTTCGCACCCTCGATTCGCCCGCTGTAATGGGCGACAAGCGCGTTCAGATTATCGCGCATTCCGTTTCCTTCATTTTCAAAAGAGCCGGGGATTTCCTATTCGGCCGCTCTCCGGTGTATCTGGTTCATTTTCACGGCCCGGCCGCAGGAGAAAACGCGGCAGCCCACCGGATATTCGTAGGGGCCGTGAAGATTCCCCGCTCCGCCGCCGTAGACGTAATCGCCCGGCGTGAGGATTTTCCCGTCCACGTGCATCTCCCCCTCGAGGACGAGGATGCAGTGGTAGTGATCGTGCTCGTGCCGCGGCTCGACGTAGCCGGGCGGAAATTTGACGAACTTCTCCGTCCGCTCGGACACCTCGTCGTATCCCTCGCGGATAACCTTGATCTGGACGCCTGGAGGAAGGCCCAGGATTTTTTCTCCGTCTTCCCATTCGATCTTTTCGGTGTTTACCGCAAAGAAGTTGCCTGCGTATTCCATCTTCCTCACTCCTGTCGGATGAATTCGGCCTAGTAGCCCTTCGTGAGATCCGTGTCCCGGCCGGATTGGGGATTCCGGTGTATCTGGTTCATCTTCTTCGCCCGGCTGCAGGAGAAGACCGTGCAGCCGACCGGGTAGTGGAAGGGGCCGTGCTGTTCGCCGGGGCCGCCGAATACGAAGTCCCCGCGCTTGAGGATTTTCCCGTGGACGTGCATCTCGCCCTCGAGAATGAGGGTGCTGTGAAGATGATCGTGGATGTGCAGCGGCTCGAGGTAGCCGGGGGGAAAGCGCAGGAATTTGTCCACGCGCTCGGAAACGCCGTCGTAGCCCTCGGCCACAATCTTGACCTGAATACCGGGCGGCAGGCCGATAATCCGGGTTCCATCCTCCCATTCGATATCGTCTGTTTTGAGGGCGAGGAACTTTTCGGCGGGGTTCATTTCAGTCTCCTTTTGAGGTTCAAGTCCCCCGGAAAGCGACAAACCGGGAGAATATGTTGATGGGTGTTTAGAGAGTTAATATAGCGGATTATTCCACGAATGGCCTGAGGAGGAAGCAGGAGAATTCATGGGGCGGGACCATTTGGGCGGGCGGGGTTCACGCATCCACCGTTTTTGGGCAGGGGCCGGAAGCTGTATTTTCAGATTTTTTCATCTTTTTTTGTTGCCCCCCCTGGAAGCCGCTCTCAACGTGCGATTCAGGGAAATTAATCAATCGACAGAATTATCTCGAAAATCGGCTTGTTGACACGGGTTGGGCTTTTTTCCATAATTTTCACATTAGCATTTATCCACGTTTGAGAAGTTCTTCTTTGGGGGATTGGTGCCACCCAAAATCCGTGTGGACGATACCCATTCGGCTTGAGAGAGGAGCACAACATGAGCACAGGGAAGTTGAGCAGACGGAAGTTCATCAAGGGCGCAGTGGCGACAGCAATTGCCGCGCCGGCAGTTCTGCGGGGGGCGAAGCCCGCAAGTGCCCTGAGCAAAGAAGAGGAAGGCATCGTCAACGCGGCAAAGAAAGCGGGCGGCGCGGGTCTCAACCTCATGGTGTGGTCCCTGTACTACCGCAACATGCCGAAGACGATGGAGGAGTTCCGGAAGCTGACCGGGATCGGCACCAGCAAGATTCAGGACATCAGCGTCTTCCAGATTCCCCAGCGCTCCCTGACCGAGGCCGTCCAGCGCTCCGGCACGTTCGATATGTTCCACATCGACACGAACATGATTCCCTCGCTGGTTTCGGCGGGCCTCGCCGAGCCGCTCGACAAGTATCTGGACGAAGCCGGCTTCCGGCCCCAGATGGTGGGCAAGTTTCCCCTCTACACGAAGTACAAGGGGCAGACCTATGGCCTGATGACGGACGGCAACGTCCACGTCCAGGTGGCCCGCAAAGACCTCATGGAGAATCCCGACGAGCAGAAGCGCTTCGCCGACAAGCACGGCAAGCCGCTCAAGATGCCGGTGACCTGGGAGGACAACCAGCAGATCGCCGAGTTCTTCCACCGCCCCGACCAGAAGCTCTACGGTTCGGGCAGCCTGCGCAACCGGACGAACGGCCTCACCTGGTGGCACATGTACTTCTACAGCGCTGGTGGCTCCATGTTCGATGGCGACATGAACCCGACGATCAACAATAGCGCTGGCGAGTACGCGATGAAGGTCTACCTTGACCTGAAAAAGGCCTCCCCGCCGGAAGCGCCGGGCTGGGGCACGCCGCAGATGATTCCGCAGCACTACAACGGGCACATCGCCACCTCCCAGTACTGGGACGGCATGCTCGCGGGCCTCGAGGGGCCGGCCAACCGGGCCAAGAAGCCCTGGCTCTACAGCGTGGTTCCGGGTTCCACCCACTCTGGCAAGCTCATGAACCGTTCGGTCTCGACAACGACGAGCTGGGTGGTCAACCGCCACGCCAAGAACAAGGCGCAGGCGGCCTACCTCGCCATGTGGTGGAGCACCCTCGCCAGCAGCACCGACATCGTCGGGCACCCGACCATGACGTTCCACGATCCGTGGCATCCGGGACACTTCGATCCCAGCATTCCCGAGGGCAAGATGGTGGCGAAGGTCTACTCCCCGCTGGGGATGGAGGCCATCAAGGAGAATCTGCTGATCACCACCCCGCAGATTTACCTGACCGGCGCCCGCGAGTTCTGGGAAGCGCTCGGCAAGGGTCTCTCGGAGGCCTACGTCGGCCAGATCACTGCCAAGCAGGCGCTCGTGAACACCGAGCGGGCCTGGACGCGGCTGATCGGCCAGATTGGCAAGAAGCGCCTGAAAGAGGAGATGGCCACCTACCTGGCGATGTTCCCCGACCGGAACACGCCGAAGGGCTAGGCGGTTTACCGCAGCACCGCGTTTCGCGCCGGGGCGGGTCCGAAAAGGGCCCGCCCCGGTTTTTTTTGTCCGAGGCCCGCAAAAGCCGCGAATATTTCCGTGAGCCGTTGGGGAAATTCCTTCAGGTTGAGTAGAATGGTCGAAACTCAGCCGAAAAGTGACCCATGACTCTACCAAGGGGAGTGCATGCGCCATGCCCAAAATGACCGAGCCCCTCGAAGTCCGCGGCCTGCGGTTAGAGAACCGGATCGTTATGTCCGCCATGACGACCTCCCGCGCGGAAGAGAACGGCGCACCCTCTAAATGGATCCACGCTCACTACAACGCCCGGGCAAGGGGAGGGGCGGCGGTCTGTTTCACGGAGGCGACCTACGTCAATCAGGAGGGAAAGGGTTTTCCCAATCAGCTGGGCTCATACGATGACGCCCTGATCCCCGGCTTGAAGGCCCTGATCGGGGATGTCGAATCGAATGGCGCTCCGCTCGGCATCCAGATCTTCCATGCGGGCCGCACCGCCCTGAGCTCGATCACCGGGATGCCCATCGCCGGTCCCTCGCCCATCAAACATCCGACCGAGGATGATGTTCCCCGTGAGCTCTCCGAGCGGGAAGTGAAGGACACGGTCCGGGCCTACGCCGAGGCGGCGCGGCGCGTCCGCGAGGCCGGAGGCCGGATCATGGAAATTCACGGAGCCACCTGGTACCTGTTGCAGCAGTTCTTCTCGCCCGCTTCGAACACGCGGACGGATTCCTACGGCGGCTCCCTCGAGAGGCGGATGCGGTTTCCGCTTGAGGTGATGGAGGCTGTGCGGCGCGCCGTGGGCGATGAGGTGGTG
The sequence above is drawn from the bacterium genome and encodes:
- a CDS encoding amidase, encoding MRDNLNALVAHYSGRIEGAKEGPLASLTFAAKDNFHIAGHATGCGNPDWLRTHPPETQTAPAVEGLIRAGAALTAKCHMDEIAFSLNGENAHYGTPVNVNAPGRIPGGSSSGSAAAVAGGLADFALGSDTLGSVRVPASYCGIYGIRPTHGRIPAEGLVPLAPSFDTIGWFARDPKILLKVGRVLFGEKKAQAPSRLLIPEDAWDLANPEVKEALSPFVKKIGAALGAAENIRLTEDGLEEWLPPARHLLGWEVWQAHGPWVEKERPAFGPHIEARFEWAAAMPAGKAEAARTIREAATRRMRALLTPGTLMAIPTAPGIAPVKNMEGPELEAFRHRLIQLTSIASVSGVPQISLPLGKVEGCPVGLSLIAGAGEDEALLEMAVRLRDS
- a CDS encoding cupin domain-containing protein, giving the protein MEYAGNFFAVNTEKIEWEDGEKILGLPPGVQIKVIREGYDEVSERTEKFVKFPPGYVEPRHEHDHYHCILVLEGEMHVDGKILTPGDYVYGGGAGNLHGPYEYPVGCRVFSCGRAVKMNQIHRRAAE
- a CDS encoding cupin domain-containing protein, with translation MNPAEKFLALKTDDIEWEDGTRIIGLPPGIQVKIVAEGYDGVSERVDKFLRFPPGYLEPLHIHDHLHSTLILEGEMHVHGKILKRGDFVFGGPGEQHGPFHYPVGCTVFSCSRAKKMNQIHRNPQSGRDTDLTKGY
- a CDS encoding extracellular solute-binding protein — encoded protein: MSTGKLSRRKFIKGAVATAIAAPAVLRGAKPASALSKEEEGIVNAAKKAGGAGLNLMVWSLYYRNMPKTMEEFRKLTGIGTSKIQDISVFQIPQRSLTEAVQRSGTFDMFHIDTNMIPSLVSAGLAEPLDKYLDEAGFRPQMVGKFPLYTKYKGQTYGLMTDGNVHVQVARKDLMENPDEQKRFADKHGKPLKMPVTWEDNQQIAEFFHRPDQKLYGSGSLRNRTNGLTWWHMYFYSAGGSMFDGDMNPTINNSAGEYAMKVYLDLKKASPPEAPGWGTPQMIPQHYNGHIATSQYWDGMLAGLEGPANRAKKPWLYSVVPGSTHSGKLMNRSVSTTTSWVVNRHAKNKAQAAYLAMWWSTLASSTDIVGHPTMTFHDPWHPGHFDPSIPEGKMVAKVYSPLGMEAIKENLLITTPQIYLTGAREFWEALGKGLSEAYVGQITAKQALVNTERAWTRLIGQIGKKRLKEEMATYLAMFPDRNTPKG
- a CDS encoding tRNA-dihydrouridine synthase, which gives rise to MPKMTEPLEVRGLRLENRIVMSAMTTSRAEENGAPSKWIHAHYNARARGGAAVCFTEATYVNQEGKGFPNQLGSYDDALIPGLKALIGDVESNGAPLGIQIFHAGRTALSSITGMPIAGPSPIKHPTEDDVPRELSEREVKDTVRAYAEAARRVREAGGRIMEIHGATWYLLQQFFSPASNTRTDSYGGSLERRMRFPLEVMEAVRRAVGDEVVVSYRLGLLEPWEGGFTIEDTLQLAPALVEAGADIFHASRNARVGVPVVPDLYNPAFLQLKKRVDAPLIANGAAFEPGRVQDYLDGGADLVAVGRAMLTDPDYTKKAISGKKKEILRCIECKPCIYMRDSRCPDDAYPGGVPASMAEILDVAATMQGGGYAPTAKKRKSIDELVEEQPEGSSIS